The Siansivirga zeaxanthinifaciens CC-SAMT-1 region TAATGCCGAAGCCGATGCAAAATCATGGGACGCATTAAAAGACTTATTAAACAAAACATTTATTAAATAAAATATACAATTATGAAATTTACAAGAAAAGCAAGTGCCTTATGGGAAGGTTCAGGAAAAGATGGTCACGGAAAATTAACTACAGGTAGCAAAGTTTTAGAGAACACATCATATTCTTTTCATACAAGATTTGAAAATGGTGAAAAAGGAACAAATCCTGAAGAATTAATTGGTGCTGCCCATGCAGGTTGTTTTGCTATGCAATTAAGTTTTTTATTAAATGAATCAGATTTTACTGCAACTTCTTTAGACGTGAATGCTGTGGTAACTTTCGAGGATGGTAGCATAAAACAAGTAACATTAAATCTAGAAGGTAAAGTACCTGGTATTGAAGTTACACAGTTCAATGAAATAGCAAACAAAGCCAAAGAAATTTGTCCGATTTCAAAATTATTAAACACAGAAATCGTTCTTAATGCGCGCTTAATTAGCTAAATATTAAATATACATTTTTATTAAAAAGCAGTAAATTTCGAAATTTACTGCTTTTTTTTATCTCATTGGCATGATAATTATCATCTAATTCCCTAGGATATAAGCTTACATTTATTATTCTAATTAATAGAAATTATAATGAACGATATTAAGATTTTAGGAACAGGCTGTGCCAAATGCCTTGCCATGACACAAGTTGTAGAAGTTGTTTTGAATGAAAATAATATAGAAGCCACTGTTGAAAAGGTTGAAGACATCGTTAAAATTATGAACTTTAATGTAATGTCTACACCTGCATTAGTTGTTAACGGAACCATTGCTATAAAAGGAAAAGTTCCTACTAAAGAAGAAGTTCTCGAAGTTTTAAATCGTTAACCATGTTTGGTTGGTTAGAGCAATTAGCAGACGGGTTAGTCTACCAAGTTTTTAAGTTAGATGCAAACGACCACCTAGCAGAAGCTTTACACTTTTTTATTTACGATAGTATTAAAATAATACTGCTATTAATTCTAGTCATATTTTTCATGGGCTTGGTGAATAGCTTTTTTCCTGTCGAGCGGGTTAAAAATTATTTAACATCGCACAATCTTTTCGGGTTTGAATACCTTTTTGCCAGTCTTTTTGGTGTGGTTACTCCGTTTTGTTCTTGTTCGTCGGTACCCTTATTTATAGGCTTTGTTAGGGGTGGCATATCATTAGGCGTTACTTTTACTTTTTTAATTACATCCCCATTAGTAAACGAGGTAGCCATTGGATTGTTTATTGGGCTTTTCGGAATAAAAACGACTTTAATTTATGTTTCTACAGGAATTCTATTAGGAACCATTTCTGGATTTATTTTACAAAAATTAAAGCTAGAAAGCTTGTTAACCCCATGGGTACAGGATTTAATGAAAGAAGACAGGAATTTAGACAATCATTTTCTTCCTGTTAAAATATCTTTTTCAAAACGATTAAAAAGCATTTTTAAGGAAGCTTTAATCATTATTAAAGGGGTTTTACCGTTTGTTATTATTGGTATTGCTATGGGTAGTTTTATGCATGGTTACATACCAGAAGGCTTTTTTGAAACTTACCTCCAAAAGGATAATTGGTTTGCTGTGCCTATAGCCACCTTATTAGCAGTTCCTATGTACTCAAATGCTTCTGGTATGTTGCCTGTTTTACAAGTGTTAGTTAGCAAGGGTGTTCCGTTAGGAACTGCTATTGCTTTTATGATGGGGGTTGTGGGCTTATCACTTCCTGAGGCCATGCTCTTAAAAAAAGTAATGTCTTTTAAACTGATAGCTATATTTTTTAGCGTTGTTAGTATTTGTATTATTATTTCGGGATATCTCTTTAATATCTTTTTATAACAGATTACTTATTTTCAGCATGACTATACCTTTTTTTAATTTGAGCGCCATGCTTACTCCAATTATAAAGCGGACCAGCAATGCCAATAAACATGATTAATATCGCCAAAGTAAAAATATGAGATGCCGATGTAAACGTATCTCCAGACATGAAAATACTTAAAATAAGTAAAACCGATATAGGTAAAGACAATGCCAGAACAGATAATGCAAACCCCGAGTTAAATGTTTTTTTATTATCGGCTACATCAATTTCTTTAGCATCGATGCTCGATATGTGAGCAAACGGCCAGAAACTACAGGCGCTTAATCCAAAGGCAAGCATTAATAAAATATCATTTTTTACAGGAAAATTTACAAAAGAAACGATAATGCCAATTAATAAAAGTGATATGCCATATTTAAGCATCAATAATGAAAAAATTTGTCCGAATTGTTTTCTCTTAATAGATACCGCCAAACCAATAAAAAGTAATACTAAAGGCGTCATGATACCACTTAAACGATTTAAATTGTCTTGCAAAAATTCAGGCAAATCTAAAAGTGTAATTTTAAATGAAACTAAAATTAAGGCCAAAATAATTAAAACATTTACAGGTTCTAATACCAAAACCTTAGCCAAAGATTTTAGCTTTTTTTGTAAAGGTTCTTGTGCTGATTTTTGATTTTTATAAAACCATTGTATGGCAATTAAATAAAGAATAAATAAAACAAAAAATTTATTCCCTAAATCGCCCATAGCTGCTTTTGCCAAATACGATTCTCCTAAAAATTCTAAAATAAAAGGAAAACAAGACAAACCAGGCGCCAGTGAGGGTATTAATAATTTAGCAGTATTAACAGTCGACTTATTTGTAATACCTAAAATGATTAATAGGGCGGGTGTAATAAGATATAGAAAAACGTTAAAAGCCAGAACCAAAAAAGGTAATAAAACAAAACTGGTATTAAGCTCTATTTTTAATAAAGCGATAAAAATAGTCGCTGGTAGAGCCAACAACAAAATTATTTTTTTAATACCGTTTATTTCCTCCTTAACTCGGAATTTGTTTTTTAATAAAACACCAATACATATAAATAGAATAAAGGAAATGGCTTTAATGAGACCGTCTGACATTATGCGAAAATTTCATCCATAGCCATCGTAAATAATGCCATTTCTTCCATGGTTCCCATACTTACTCTACACCAGTTTTTATCCCAAAAAGTAAAGGCTCTCACAGCTACTTGCTTCTCATAAATTTTATCTAAAAATTCTTTTCCATCCATTGGAATTTCAAATATTATGAAGTTGGTTTGAGACGGTAAAAAAGCAAAGTTATTTTTAGTTAAATAAGCTTGAGTATAAGCTCTGGCTTCGGCTATTTTAGTTTTAGACATCGTTAAAAACTCATCATGTTGTAAGCTGGTAGTAGCTGCCATTATTGAAGGTCCTGTTAACCCCATACCGCCACGTGTTACGCGATTAATACTTTCTATGGTTGCTTCGCTTCCTAATAAATAACCAATTCGTAAACCGGCCATACCATGTATTTTTGAAAACGTTCTTGCGATCATCACATTTTTACCCGCACTCACTAAATCGACCATACTATCTTTAATACCATTGTCTGATAATTCAATATAAGCTTCGTCTACAAACACAGGAACTTTCTCAGACACTCTGCTACAAAACTCTTTTAATTTTTTAGCATCGGTTATCGAGCCTGTCGGGTTGTTAGGATTACAAATGTATACTAACTTTGTATTTGCGTCGATGCCAGCTTCCATAGCATCTAAATCGTGTTGTGAATCGGGTAAAAGTTTGTAGGATTTCCATTTTCCGCCTACAGACTGCGATACTTGCATAAGAGACATATAACTTGGATCGGCACTAATAACATCGCCTCCTTTTTGAAAAAATACCATGGCTACTTTTTCTAAAACATCGGACGAGCCAGGTGCCATAAGTATTTGTTCGGGTGTTACATTTTCTTTTTTAGCAATAATATTTACCAAATTTGTTAAGGTTTCCCAAGCGTAGCGGTTACCAGAAAACACATCGTCTTGAAAAGCTTTAGCCGCTAATGGTGGTGGCCCGTAAGGATTTTCGTTAGCTCTTAAAATAGCTTTTAATTTCGGGTCAAATAAACTAGGAGGTGTAAATTCGTTAAAACAATTGTCGGTACTAAATACTAAATTTCTATTTTCTAACTGTGCTAATTTTACAGATTCGGCCCAAATTTCAGACGGCATCATAGCCATACCTGCTAAAGTTAATGTGCCACGCTTAAGCCAATGTCTTCTACTAATGTGTGTGTTTTTCATGGTTGCAATTTTAGTTTTAAGCTTAAATTTATAATTTATTTTACATTTTTTATGTTAAAACATTAAAAAGAATGAAAATAACACATAGATTTAGCTGTTTTAGCAATATTCTTCTATCAAACATACTTAAAATTGAATCGCTTTTTTGATTAATATCTAACCATTATAGATAATAATTCAACTAAAATATTCATTTATTATACTTTAATTTGCATGCAAAAGTTAGCTAGATTATGACATTAAAATATTTTTTAACCCTTTCAATAAGTTTATTAATTATACCTTCTTTTAATGCTCAAATTACTGGGAAGATATTAGATGCTACAGATAATTATCCTTTAGAATATGCAACAGCAGCCTTATTTAAACAAGACGATAAATCGCTTGTTACTGGCGTAATTACAAATAATCAAGGTGACTTTATAATTAACAATGTAAAAAACGGACGTTATTACTTGGAAGCCTCGTTTGTTGGTTATGCTTCAAAAACCATATTAAATATTGAAATTTCTAAAGCAAAGAAGCAAATTGATGTTGGCACTATATTATTAACGTTGGGTAATGCCTTAAATGAAGTTGAAATTCGGGCGCAACGTACTACCATGGTACATAAAATAGACAGACAAGTTTTCGATTCTAAAAATTTTCAGGCGTCGCAAGGTGGCACTGCTACCGATATTATAAAAAACTTACCATCTGTAAGTGTAAATAGTGCTGGTGAAATAAGTGTTAGAGGCAGCAAAGGTTTTGCAGTTTTAATAAACGGTAAACCAACACAGGGCGATGCTACTGCTATTTTAGCACAATTACCATCGAATGCTCTGGAAAAAGTAGAGTTAATTACGGCGCCATCGGCTAAGTACGATCCCGAAGGTAAAGCAGGTATTATAAATATCATAACTAAAAAGGGAGCAACCAACGGCGTTTTTACACAAGTTAATGTTCGTGGTGGTTTTCCATCCATTGAGCCTTATAACACGCAAGAACCTGCTCAACGATATGGTATAGACGCCACAATAAATAAAAAAACAGACCTATGGAATATTTCCTTCGGAAGTAGTTACCAAAGAAATGATAAAACCGGCCGTCGAGAAGGGGAGGTTTACATTGTTAATACCAATGAAAATAAAACTACTTTTTTACCATCTGATGGTGAGCGTAGCTTTGATGATGTAAGCTACAACGCCCGATTTAATATCGATTTCACACCAAATACAACCAACGAATTTTCATTAGGCTTTTTTGCAGGTAAACACACCGTCGATCGTTTAGCAGATATCACATACTTCGATAATCATGCAGTATCGCCCATTAATAGTTCCAACCGATTATATACGTTCACCTATTATAATCACAATTTAAGAACCCGTAAAGGCGATTTCGCTTTAGGAAGTTTTGATTATAACCACACCTTTAAAGACGATTCAAAATTAGCGACTTCTATTTTATATGAATACACGTTTTTAGGAGGTCCAACTATAAATGACAACGTAGATACGCCCGATTACAACATTATTTATCAACAGGAGTATAACACCAACGATAATCCGTTACACGGGGTGCGTTATAATTTAGATTATCAATGGAAACCTTTTTCTTTTGGGACTTTAGAAACTGGCTACCAATTTAGAATATTAAATCATGATGGTGATTTTGTTTACCAACGCGATGGTATTTTAGTTCCCGAATTTTCTAGTAATATTTCCTTAAAAAGAACCATTCATGCGGGTTACACCCAATTAACCGGCGAAAAAAACAAATGGCATTACTCAGCAGGTTTACGACTGGAGTCGATGCATCGCGTTTATACAGAAGCCTTGCAAAGCAATACCACTGCAAACACGTTTAATTACGATTTTTTAAAACTATTTCCATCGGCATCGCTTCAATATGATGTAAATAATAAAACAACACTAAAAGCAGCCTATAGCAAACGTGTAGAACGAACAACCACTTTAAAAATGAACAGTTTTGCCGAACGTGAGCATTCTGAGGTATTTGAACAAGGTGATAACAAATTAAAACCCGAATTTATAGATTTGGTTGAATTAGGAATTACTAAAGATTTCAATAACGGCCAATCGGTTTATGCCACCGCTTACTACCGTCATGTAAACAACGTTATAAACCGAGTAAATACCTTGGCTTACGAAAGCAATGGCGCGGTAATAGATACGATATTAAATAGGGTATATTCTAATGTTGGAAAAAGTCGCGACATAGGCTTAGAATTAGGTACGCAATTTAAAGCTACAAAAAACTGGACTAACTTTATTGGAGCCAATATTTATAATTATGCTATTGATGGTGCCTTTGTTTTTGAACATCGCGATGGAATTTCAAGAACTTATAATGTAGATAGCCAATCTACCATTTACTCGTTTAATATAAATTCAACCTATGCTTTTTGGAAAAATGCATCGTTGCAATTTAACTTTAATTATACTTCAAGTAAAAACACTGCTATTGGAGAAGATTCTGAGTTTTACAATCCGAATCTAACCTTTAAAAAATCATTTTTAAATAACAGTCTTACAGCTACTTTACAATGGCAAAATATAGATATGGGATTCTTAAAAAGTAACGAGCAGCGTATAACAACCTTTAAACCTAATCAGTTTTTTACAACCACCAATTATGTTTATGAGGTTGATATGATACTTTTAAACCTAACTTATACCATTAACAAGTCTAAAAACAAATCGAAATTTATAGAAAGTGAATTTGGTAAGCGTGAGTTTTAAACACTTACCACCAAACAATAAAACACTTTTTAATAACACCTTGGGGTGTTTTAATCCAACACAGCGGTGCAATTTCTTTCGTCATAAAGCCCTCGATAACGTTTTTACTTTCTGAAAACGATAGCCAAGAAACCTGACTATGCGGTGTGATTAACCAGTTTATTTTAGAGGGTATGTACCATTTACAATCGCTAAAAACATGGATGTCTTTAAAATGCAAGTAGAAACCCGATATACAGTCGGCGTTTAAAAGTTGCATAGTTACATTGGGGTTGTTATAAGGCAGAAATAACTGTGCTTTAAATAAAACGTATTGTTTAATGATTTCTGGATGTAATTGATACGCTTCTAAAACAGGTTTTGTGTGCGTACTATGCAATAAGGGTAATTGGTGGTTGGTAAGCTTTTGTAACTTTTTAACTAAATGGTCCTTTCGGTTTGGACCAATCCAGTGGTCGAGTTCTGTTTGGCCTTCATTAGCATCATACAAATAAAACTTATAGACAATTTCTAAATGTATAGGGGTTTTATCTTGAAGCAACACACAATCTAACTCACCAACCGTTATTTTATTATTTTGAATTTGAATATTTTCCGCTAGGATAGATATACGTTCATGTTGCTTTAATTCTGCACTAACAAAGCGTTCCACACGTTTTCCTAAACGCAATGGATTGGGTAGGGGCTCATTAAAAGCAAAGGATGCTTGCCTTGGTAATTCAAATGGAGTAAGACCATTTAGAGATTTCCCTTTCCAGAGTAAAGGTGTTTTTAAATAGCCTTCAAATTGTAATTGCGTGTCTTTTTCGTTTTTATGCATGGTTTTGCAAAGCTAATTACAAAACATAAATAGACTTAAATTTTACTTAAAAATTCATCGTAGTAATCGAAATGAATTAATTTGCACTACCCTAAAAAAATCATTACTTTAATAAAACATTTAAAAGCCTTACAAATGAAACCCTTACATACCGTTTTTGCCCTTATGTTATTTGTTTTTTCATGTAGTTCATCAAAAAACATGGTAACTCCCGAACAAACAGCAGCGTTAGAAACCTTAGTTAACAGTAAACAATTTAAAATAGAATCGTTGTGGGCCTACCCGCAAACAACCATAGCATTACAGCGTGTGCTTGATACAGGTTTGTTACCACCTGGTAGCACATCGGGGAATATTAGTTTAATTGGCAATTATAACTTTTTAAAAATTTCAGGCGATAGTATTACTTCCAGCTTGCCCTATTATGGCGAACGCAGAATGCAGGTGGGCTATGGCGGCACCGATAGCACAATTGAATTTAAAGGACTCGTTGAGAATTATTCAACAAAAAAAAATAAGAATAATACCATTGCTGTTATGTTTAAAGCCAAAAGTAATAACGAAATGTTTGATGTTTATATACAACTATCGCCTAATTTAAAAAGCGATATGGTTATAAATGGCATGGGAAGAAATGTAATCCGATATTCTGGCAATCTGCTCCCCTTAGAAGACCAGAAGAAATAGATGGTTTTTAATCGGTTAAAATGAACCTTAAAAGTGATGCTAATGCCATTTAACGTAAATATCGTGCGTTTATAAGTTTTTTATGTTTTATAAGCTATAAACATTTAATTTTAAAATGTTTACAAACAATAATGTCATGAAAAACTTAATATTACCACTAATTGTTTTTTGTTTTATAACAACATCTCAAATAGAAGCCCAGGATTTGGCAAGTGCTGAAAATACCAGTACTTTAAATTATAAAAAACGCCATGCCATATACGATTACAAAGAAGTAAGGCTTAACAATACCGATACCGTACCCGAGTTTGAAACCAAAGCTAACAAACTAAAAATAACAGGTACGATATACCAAAATGATGGCAAAACACCTGCTCGCGATGTGATACTTTTTATCCATCAGCCCGATGAAACTGGTAACTACACATTAAAAAAAGATGCTTTAAAAAAACGTTATGTATATCATAGAGCCTGGATAAAAACAGACGCAGATGGTGCCTATACGTTTTACACCTTTATTCCCGGAAGCATCGAACATTCTAACGATTTTAAACAAATTCACCGAAGCATTAAAGTACCTGGTAAACCTGAATTTAATTTGGATTCTTATTTCTTTAACGACGACCCTTTAATTCCAAATTTATCTCTTTCATGTCGTGCTAATTTTGTAAAAAGCATGCTTAAACCCGAAAAAGTAGGGGATATGTATGTTGCTAAAATGGATATTAAATTACCAAAAGCCGCTGTTGAGGTTAATTACAAGTAATTTTGTTAAACCTAGCGCAAAGGTTTTTTAATACTGCTTTGGTAAAAGTGATTATCGAACACAACTTTCTTTATAAATACAAACGATTCGTGATAATCTTCGTTAGGCAGGTTAAAAATATCATGTCCTCTGTATTTGTAACTATAAAGCATAAAACTGGTATCGAGATACTCTAATTTTTCTGCAATTTTTTTAGAGCCTTCTAAAATAAAAAATCCGTTTGATAACGTGTCGCAGGAGTGGTGCGCGCCTTTATCATAAGGTACCACAGGATCTTCTTCTCCATGGTAAAATACCCCAGGCACACTGTTATGAAAGGCTATATCCTTTGTGTCGAAAAGTGCCCCAGAAATAGAAACTACTCCAGCAATTTTTATAGATTTATGGCGTTTACTGTTAGTAATTAAATCCCTGTTATAGGCAATATTTAAAATAGTCTCGGCACCTGCGCTGCTTCCTGTTAACACAATTTTACTGTCGTCTATTCTAAAATCGGTTTTATAGTCTGTTAAAAATAATAAGGCATCT contains the following coding sequences:
- a CDS encoding OsmC family protein; its protein translation is MKFTRKASALWEGSGKDGHGKLTTGSKVLENTSYSFHTRFENGEKGTNPEELIGAAHAGCFAMQLSFLLNESDFTATSLDVNAVVTFEDGSIKQVTLNLEGKVPGIEVTQFNEIANKAKEICPISKLLNTEIVLNARLIS
- a CDS encoding thioredoxin family protein, with translation MNDIKILGTGCAKCLAMTQVVEVVLNENNIEATVEKVEDIVKIMNFNVMSTPALVVNGTIAIKGKVPTKEEVLEVLNR
- a CDS encoding permease, which translates into the protein MFGWLEQLADGLVYQVFKLDANDHLAEALHFFIYDSIKIILLLILVIFFMGLVNSFFPVERVKNYLTSHNLFGFEYLFASLFGVVTPFCSCSSVPLFIGFVRGGISLGVTFTFLITSPLVNEVAIGLFIGLFGIKTTLIYVSTGILLGTISGFILQKLKLESLLTPWVQDLMKEDRNLDNHFLPVKISFSKRLKSIFKEALIIIKGVLPFVIIGIAMGSFMHGYIPEGFFETYLQKDNWFAVPIATLLAVPMYSNASGMLPVLQVLVSKGVPLGTAIAFMMGVVGLSLPEAMLLKKVMSFKLIAIFFSVVSICIIISGYLFNIFL
- a CDS encoding AEC family transporter — encoded protein: MSDGLIKAISFILFICIGVLLKNKFRVKEEINGIKKIILLLALPATIFIALLKIELNTSFVLLPFLVLAFNVFLYLITPALLIILGITNKSTVNTAKLLIPSLAPGLSCFPFILEFLGESYLAKAAMGDLGNKFFVLFILYLIAIQWFYKNQKSAQEPLQKKLKSLAKVLVLEPVNVLIILALILVSFKITLLDLPEFLQDNLNRLSGIMTPLVLLFIGLAVSIKRKQFGQIFSLLMLKYGISLLLIGIIVSFVNFPVKNDILLMLAFGLSACSFWPFAHISSIDAKEIDVADNKKTFNSGFALSVLALSLPISVLLILSIFMSGDTFTSASHIFTLAILIMFIGIAGPLYNWSKHGAQIKKRYSHAENK
- a CDS encoding pyridoxal phosphate-dependent aminotransferase — encoded protein: MKNTHISRRHWLKRGTLTLAGMAMMPSEIWAESVKLAQLENRNLVFSTDNCFNEFTPPSLFDPKLKAILRANENPYGPPPLAAKAFQDDVFSGNRYAWETLTNLVNIIAKKENVTPEQILMAPGSSDVLEKVAMVFFQKGGDVISADPSYMSLMQVSQSVGGKWKSYKLLPDSQHDLDAMEAGIDANTKLVYICNPNNPTGSITDAKKLKEFCSRVSEKVPVFVDEAYIELSDNGIKDSMVDLVSAGKNVMIARTFSKIHGMAGLRIGYLLGSEATIESINRVTRGGMGLTGPSIMAATTSLQHDEFLTMSKTKIAEARAYTQAYLTKNNFAFLPSQTNFIIFEIPMDGKEFLDKIYEKQVAVRAFTFWDKNWCRVSMGTMEEMALFTMAMDEIFA
- a CDS encoding outer membrane beta-barrel family protein, with the translated sequence MTLKYFLTLSISLLIIPSFNAQITGKILDATDNYPLEYATAALFKQDDKSLVTGVITNNQGDFIINNVKNGRYYLEASFVGYASKTILNIEISKAKKQIDVGTILLTLGNALNEVEIRAQRTTMVHKIDRQVFDSKNFQASQGGTATDIIKNLPSVSVNSAGEISVRGSKGFAVLINGKPTQGDATAILAQLPSNALEKVELITAPSAKYDPEGKAGIINIITKKGATNGVFTQVNVRGGFPSIEPYNTQEPAQRYGIDATINKKTDLWNISFGSSYQRNDKTGRREGEVYIVNTNENKTTFLPSDGERSFDDVSYNARFNIDFTPNTTNEFSLGFFAGKHTVDRLADITYFDNHAVSPINSSNRLYTFTYYNHNLRTRKGDFALGSFDYNHTFKDDSKLATSILYEYTFLGGPTINDNVDTPDYNIIYQQEYNTNDNPLHGVRYNLDYQWKPFSFGTLETGYQFRILNHDGDFVYQRDGILVPEFSSNISLKRTIHAGYTQLTGEKNKWHYSAGLRLESMHRVYTEALQSNTTANTFNYDFLKLFPSASLQYDVNNKTTLKAAYSKRVERTTTLKMNSFAEREHSEVFEQGDNKLKPEFIDLVELGITKDFNNGQSVYATAYYRHVNNVINRVNTLAYESNGAVIDTILNRVYSNVGKSRDIGLELGTQFKATKNWTNFIGANIYNYAIDGAFVFEHRDGISRTYNVDSQSTIYSFNINSTYAFWKNASLQFNFNYTSSKNTAIGEDSEFYNPNLTFKKSFLNNSLTATLQWQNIDMGFLKSNEQRITTFKPNQFFTTTNYVYEVDMILLNLTYTINKSKNKSKFIESEFGKREF
- a CDS encoding DUF1853 family protein encodes the protein MHKNEKDTQLQFEGYLKTPLLWKGKSLNGLTPFELPRQASFAFNEPLPNPLRLGKRVERFVSAELKQHERISILAENIQIQNNKITVGELDCVLLQDKTPIHLEIVYKFYLYDANEGQTELDHWIGPNRKDHLVKKLQKLTNHQLPLLHSTHTKPVLEAYQLHPEIIKQYVLFKAQLFLPYNNPNVTMQLLNADCISGFYLHFKDIHVFSDCKWYIPSKINWLITPHSQVSWLSFSESKNVIEGFMTKEIAPLCWIKTPQGVIKKCFIVWW
- a CDS encoding DUF4251 domain-containing protein; translated protein: MKPLHTVFALMLFVFSCSSSKNMVTPEQTAALETLVNSKQFKIESLWAYPQTTIALQRVLDTGLLPPGSTSGNISLIGNYNFLKISGDSITSSLPYYGERRMQVGYGGTDSTIEFKGLVENYSTKKNKNNTIAVMFKAKSNNEMFDVYIQLSPNLKSDMVINGMGRNVIRYSGNLLPLEDQKK
- a CDS encoding alpha/beta hydrolase; translation: MRNIMSAFVFILITVVAKAQTRYVDNIFKDIKLRTFNYAIKKTDTLKLDIYDAVDDTLSKKPLMVLVHGGGFYSGQRNDSYMISLAETIAKKGYVVASIDYRLIHDHNDLTCHTPHTAVFEIYKNSAKDVLDALLFLTDYKTDFRIDDSKIVLTGSSAGAETILNIAYNRDLITNSKRHKSIKIAGVVSISGALFDTKDIAFHNSVPGVFYHGEEDPVVPYDKGAHHSCDTLSNGFFILEGSKKIAEKLEYLDTSFMLYSYKYRGHDIFNLPNEDYHESFVFIKKVVFDNHFYQSSIKKPLR